The Fibrobacter sp. DNA window GAACTGAGAAAATATATTGAATACTACAACAATGACCGGATAAAACTGCGCCTAAACGGAATGAGTCCTGTACAATACCGGACTCATAACGCTGTTTTATCCTAACTTTAAACTGTCCAACTTTTTGGGGTCAGTTCAGGTGAGGGGGTGGCGGAAGACTAGCCTTGGACCCTATCGCTGCGCTCCAGGGTGACAAGAAGGCTAGGCTGCAGACAGGGGGAGACTTCCCCCTTTTTTGTAGTGGATTCTATCGCCAGAGTCTACCCCGCACGAGTTGCGGGGGCCCAGAATGACGTTTTGGGGCGTTTTTACTTACATTTTCTGTTAAATCGGGGCTCTTTGCGGCCGTTTTTTTAACTACATTTTCCGCCGGAACAATTTATTTAACAGAGGTTCAATAATATGAATTATTTCAATTCTATCCCTATGCGTCGCCAACTCGAAGAAATTGGCCACTGCCGTTTCATGGAACATTCTGAATTCAGCCGTGGTGTTGAAGCCCTCAAGGGCAAGAAGATCGTGTTCGTCGGTTGCGGTGCTCAGGGTTTGCACCAGGGTCTTGACCTGCGCGACAGCGGCCTCGACGTTTCTTACACGCTCCGTAAGGAAGCTATCGAACAGAAGCGCCAGTCCTGGAAGAACGCCACCGAAAACGGCTTCAAGGTCGGTACCTACGAAGAAATGATTCCGGATGCAGACCTCGTTTGCAACCTCACACCGGATAAGCAGCACCACAACGTGATCCCGGCTATCATGAAGCTCATGAAGAAGGGCGCCGCCCTCTCTTACAGCCACGGCTTCAACATCGTCGAAGAAGGCCAGGAAATCCGTAAGGACATCACCGTAATCATGGTGGCCCCGAAGGGTCCGGGTTCCGAAGTCCGTAGCGAATACGTTCGCGGTTTCGGTATGCCCTGCCTCATCGCCGTGCACCCGGAAAACGACCCCGAAGGTAAGGGTTGGGACTACGCCAAGGCTTACGCCGCTGGTCTCCATGCCGACCGTCCGGGCGTTCTCGAAAGCTCTTTCGTTGCCGAAGTGAAGTCTGACCTTATGGGCGAACAGACCATCCTCTGCGGTATGCTCCAGACCGGCACCATCCTTTGCTACGACAAGATGGTCAAGGAATTCGGCGTTGAACCGGCTTACGCAGTCAAGCTGCTCCAGTACGGTTGGGAAACCATTTCCGAAGCCCTCAAGCACGGTGGCATCACCAACATGATGGACCGTCTCTCCAACCCGGCCAAGATCCGCGCTACGGAACTCGCCGAGAAGATGAAGAAGATCATGAAGCCGCTCTACCAGGAACACCAGGACAACATCATCTCTGGCAAGTTCTCCAGCACCATGATGGTCGACTGGGAAGCCGGCGACAAGGACCTCCTCAAGTGGCGTGCCGAAACGGGCGAGCTCGAATTCGAAAAGGTCGAAGCTACCGACAAGGCTATTTCCGAACAGGAATACTTCGACCGCGGCGTTCTCATGACCGCCATGATCAAGGCCGGTGTGGAACTCGCTTTCGAAACCATGTGCTCCGTGGGCATCAAGCCGATGAGCGCCTACTACGAATCTCTCCACGAGACTCCGCTCATTGCCAACCTCATCGCTCGTAAGAAGCTGTACGAAATGAACCGCGTGATTAGCGATACCGCTGAATACGGTTGCTACCTGTTCGCCAACAAGTGCGTGCCTCTCCTCGCTGACTTCATGAAGAACGAAGTGAAGAAGGAAGACATCGGCGCTATCTTCGGTGAAGGCAAGACCACCGCCGTCGATAACGAAGAACTCATCAAGGTGAACAAGAACATCCGTCAGCATCCGGTTGAAGAGGTCGGTGCTTGGCTGCGTGACCGCATGTCCGGCATGACCCGCGTCGTGTAACCTTCGCAATACGGCATCACGATTTGGCTCACGTACGTTTTAGTACGCTACGCCAAATCGTTCTTTGTCTTGCTCGGTTCCACTTAGCGGGATAAAGAGTGGTGCTACGGGGGCTCGCGCCTTGTCTTGCTTGATTATCCGACTTTCGCAGATTGGAAAATATTCGCAAAATTTGTGAGCAATAAACCCCGAAGCGAAAGCTCGGGGTTTTTGCGAGAGTGAGGCGATATCGTAGGTACCTATTTGCGGTAGAGCCGAACGGTCTGTTAGTACGCTACGCGCAACCACGCCTAGTTCTGCTCGCTTATACTTAGCGGGACGAAAGTTGTCTAATCTTGATTATCCAACTGTCGATTCGTATCGTGTTACCTCGGTTCCACTTAGCGGGAAGAAGGTCGTCTAATTTTGGTTATCCGACTTTCGAATAGTACGGTTTAGCTTCGTCTGGACTTGCGCTATGCCTATATCCGCTTGAAATTGGCGGAAAACAGCTTGAAGAGCCTGTCGAGTTTGCGCTCGATGGGCTTTTTTTTTGCGTTTTTTGCGTTGTTCTTGCTAACAACGACATTTTCCCGTTATATGACGAAAGGGGAGGGTTTGTTTTTATATTATAAGCGGGTTTGTTATGGATAGGTTATAACATCAGATTGGGAGAACAAAATGAAAAACCTATCCAAAAAAGCGGCCTCAGGGATCGCCGCTATCGCTTACGTTTCACTGCTGAGTGCATCCATTGCCGTTGCAGCTGAATCGCAAATTTACACCGGTACGTTCTTCGATAAGAACGGGTCCTACTTTGGCCCGGATTGCGAAAAGGATGGTTCGCAGAATTCGGGTGCCTACTACACCGGCGATTACACGAGCCCGTTCAAGACGATTCTGGGTAAGACTGACAAGGATATCCAGGACAAGCTTGACGAGCTCTGGAACCACTATTTTGGTGGCCAGAACGACAAGACCGTGTATTACGAGGACCGCGATGGCGGCTACATCGTCGACATCAACAACAACGACATCCGTTCCGAAGGCATGAGCTACGGCATGATGATTGCCGTGCAGACCAACCACAAGGAAGAGTTCGGAAAGCTTTGGAATTGGGCCAAGAGCCACCTGTGGCACGATCCGGCTAGGGGCGGAAACGGCTACTTCTCGTGGCAGGCGAATCGCGACGGTTCCACGCGCGACCAGGGCAACGCTCCGGACGGTGAAATCTACTTCATGATGTCGCTCTTGTTCGCAGCCCACCGCTGGGACGATGCGAACTACATGAAGGATGCGCAGACTATCCTGAAGGCTTGCTGGAAGGGTAACGGCGGTTCCCTGTACAGCGAACAGTCCTATATCGCTACGTTCCAGCCGACCGACGGCAACAACACTTGGGGCGATGCCTCCTACAGCTTGCCCGCATTCGTCGACCTGTTTAGCCGCTGGTCCGATACGAACAACGACAAGTGGCTGAAGGCGACAAAGGCCACTCGCGACCATATCTACAACTCTGCCAACCCGAAGTCGGGCCTGTGCAGCGACTACAGCAACTTCGACGGAACGCCGCACTATGCCTTTAGCGACAACTCCACGAAGTATGCGTTCGATGCCATCCGTTGCCCCATGAACT harbors:
- a CDS encoding IS3 family transposase, coding for ELRKYIEYYNNDRIKLRLNGMSPVQYRTHNAVLS
- the ilvC gene encoding ketol-acid reductoisomerase, whose translation is MNYFNSIPMRRQLEEIGHCRFMEHSEFSRGVEALKGKKIVFVGCGAQGLHQGLDLRDSGLDVSYTLRKEAIEQKRQSWKNATENGFKVGTYEEMIPDADLVCNLTPDKQHHNVIPAIMKLMKKGAALSYSHGFNIVEEGQEIRKDITVIMVAPKGPGSEVRSEYVRGFGMPCLIAVHPENDPEGKGWDYAKAYAAGLHADRPGVLESSFVAEVKSDLMGEQTILCGMLQTGTILCYDKMVKEFGVEPAYAVKLLQYGWETISEALKHGGITNMMDRLSNPAKIRATELAEKMKKIMKPLYQEHQDNIISGKFSSTMMVDWEAGDKDLLKWRAETGELEFEKVEATDKAISEQEYFDRGVLMTAMIKAGVELAFETMCSVGIKPMSAYYESLHETPLIANLIARKKLYEMNRVISDTAEYGCYLFANKCVPLLADFMKNEVKKEDIGAIFGEGKTTAVDNEELIKVNKNIRQHPVEEVGAWLRDRMSGMTRVV
- a CDS encoding glycosyl hydrolase family 8 — protein: MKNLSKKAASGIAAIAYVSLLSASIAVAAESQIYTGTFFDKNGSYFGPDCEKDGSQNSGAYYTGDYTSPFKTILGKTDKDIQDKLDELWNHYFGGQNDKTVYYEDRDGGYIVDINNNDIRSEGMSYGMMIAVQTNHKEEFGKLWNWAKSHLWHDPARGGNGYFSWQANRDGSTRDQGNAPDGEIYFMMSLLFAAHRWDDANYMKDAQTILKACWKGNGGSLYSEQSYIATFQPTDGNNTWGDASYSLPAFVDLFSRWSDTNNDKWLKATKATRDHIYNSANPKSGLCSDYSNFDGTPHYAFSDNSTKYAFDAIRCPMNYGMDSYLFGVDMERQTKIAKILTDFFEKDKYQHGHFNWDGTSGYGSFTIGQAGANAVATYALLEEDDYKDKVKTVLQKAWDSKPIVGSQRYYDGLVHYLAMLHLTGNFKIWKPKPQVEKKTVDSNVYNGVTYDTATTINSFESCKLYEVTVTAKKPEQDTSITNPEKIAARMDFAGVKVLSHNGSIVIENAPIGSMFMVTDLNGRVLKASKTQSAMHEIRIGNRGVMLVKVGGNTYKVVK